The genomic interval TCGTAACGTTATATCCCAAATTAAGAATGtatgataaaattttttttgacTATTTGAGAATGTCAATAAAATCTTTTGATGGACTAATTGAACTGATCAGGCAAGATATTTCATGCTCTGAAACGCTTTTGAGGCCAAGCGTGTCACCGGAAGAGAAACTCGTAATAACTTTAaggtaagatttatttattgttcttcAAAATCagcataaatattttctataactgTAGAGGACTGAGAGCCAGAACTAAATTGCGATGGTGACGGTGACGGTGCCGGAACAGGAGGAGATGATCCAGATGTAGTAAAATATCCTTGTGGGCTTGTATAGCGAACAGGGGGCTAACGAAGCTTTGTCCTTTTTGTATCACTTGAAGTAATTCAATTTTGGTTGCTAAACGCCTATTTTCTGGTACTTTTTTGAGTTCTTTATATAACGACAAACAAAAGAGTTTATCGTCATCTTGCTTGGTAATACTATTTTCTTGAAGTTCATTCTGAAAATGTTTTCGTGACTCGAtacttttttctattaaaacagCTATTTTTTCTTCTGGCACTTGTGTTTTCTTACGTTAAGCGGTCGTATTTCAGTGGCTTCGGTTGCATTGGCGTTTAGTTCACTTGTGTCACTTGCCTCGTCCACGAGGAGAGAAAATGGTGAGTTAGTCATCAGTTACTGGGACGGGACCGTTGGGAGTTGTGACTCGGAGTCGGGCTTCTAGCGGACTATATCCTGTAAGGACGGGACTAGGTAAATAAAGTAGATTTTTAAGGTTtgaagataaatttatatatttttgctccTCAATACCATGTGtcatcctactactattataaaggcgaaagtttgtatgtatggatgtatagatgtttgttactctttcacgtaaaaactactgaatggatttgaatgaaactttaccacaatatagcttatacatcagaataacacataggctacaatttttgaggtttctaatgtgaggtcgtataaaaacacatttttgcgcttacattgcaaacgctgactgaatcctacaagatagattaaaacaatgtagtacagtattgtacaacttaaaaaggtctacaaaaaagtccgtaatggtatatgtttatctcttaggaataacccgcaataaccatttttatcctttactttgtacgagaaataatggcttatttacgaaacgattttaagcgattactagactagacgggacgaacctgaagtccacgcgaacgaagtcgcgggcaaaagctagtctGCTTATATACTAGACTACATGCCCtaccaaacaaaaaatatgttggatacattaacattttttatatcaaaatacaatatgaaaaagtaaaatgaaattgaatataataattattaaacacaataaaacaaatatgtaaacaaaGGTATAATAATGCTTTCTTTCTTTAccatcgacgacctccgtggtcgattggtgtgtacaccggttttcatgggtacgccactttgaggtcccgggttcgattcccggccgggtcgatgtagattaccattagttgtcctgggtttgggtgtttgtggtaccgtcgatacttctgatttccataacacaagtgcttcagctaattacattgggatcggagtaatgtatgtgttgttgtctcATTAATTACGTAGgactgccgttgaggatgcagaatgaaaacgaacgaatttaacttatacgtttattgaagtaattcaatttaacaattaattatttataatacgtgacagtctgttcgatgtcagaacaaaaagtgaagttctgtagtctgaattacatatttataacgaaatcggtaaatcactgaatggtccccacggtatggtgattcttggtagcgctcgatgttcgggaggtcttgcgattatttcttaacacatttttatttatttatttatttaccattgACTGAAATTACAACATTCGTTGATAAATCTTTAACAACTGTATATGGGCCTAAATATAACGGATCAAGTTtgctaatattttcatttttaaccaATACTAAGCCTCCTTGTTTATACttctatcatattttatttttcttaaagttTTACAATTTATGAGGTTTGTTTTAGCATCATTTTGTGACTTTTGTAACCGGTATTTTAGTACTATTGcataatcatcatcaaaattgtAAATCTTAAGTCGACAATAGATCCACTATTGTCAACCTAAGATTACTTGGTAAGTTACATTGTTTGCCAAACACTAATTCGTATGGAGTAAATTTTGTGCTAGAGTGTACAGAAGTGTTTACGAAAAACACCAGTAAGGAATCCATGAAATCCATTCCTGACTATGACTGTTAACTTGCATtctcaaataaaatgtttaatgtttatgaCTATTTTCAAGTGATCCTAAGGTCTGATGGTAGAAGGCTGTAGACTGTAAttgacttatatttaaaattttacaaacctCTGTCAAGGTACTTGCGGGTAACAAGGGCCACCTTATTTAAAACCAagatattaagaataataattaatagaaaataaaacgctatttatcaaattattattcatttctttattatttgaaaaagtaaaGTCAACACGGTTACGTTAACATAATATCAAGTacaaaatcgtttttaaaaaagctttcAGTGGCCCTATTTATACTTATGTAGTTTATTAAGGGCCATTTTCTAAATATCCAGAATaaccaaataacaaaaaataaactataattacaaattacaaaaacaatttttgacttttaagaaagaaaaacatatttaaattcactttcataacaaataaaaacaacacatgGACCTTATTGTTTAATAAGGTCCATGTGTTGTCTACGTAATAAATTTTCACTTCgaaaatgtgttttaaacattaaattgaaaagaattataataattacgaacACTACTTACACGTCTCTATATATCGACACTATAAATTAGAAACAGAAATATGTTTATCAAACATAAGTGGCCCTTATTAGACTCACGTAAtttgtactttataataatgACGATATTACTTACTGATTTGAGTCTAAAGGAACTAAATTGAATATCACAATTGGTAAAAATAGTAATGTACGCCTAACAAGGCTTATTTTtacgataatatataataaaaaataactaaattgaaAAATCTAAGGTTGTCAAGTCTTATTTGAGATCAAGTTAAGTTTCTCAGTCTTCTAATTGCACATTGGACAAGCAAAATCCGTATCTTCTTTAGTAAGTCCCACGCATTCTTCATGAAACCACTTTTGGCATAATGGACACTGTCGCATATCCTCTAATCTTTCTGTATTACATGCATAACAGTACCATCTATCATTAGTATCAATTTCATCTCTACTTAATTTGCTTTTCTTCTTTGATTCTTTcactttttttcctttttcgCACCTTTTAGAACGATCCTTAATGTTTACTTTTCGCTGGTGACCTTCCTTCAGATTTGATTTCCGTTGCTTCTTTATATCAGTATCACTTATATTTCTTTCTCTTTTCTTATTCTTCTCTTTATGAGTTTGCCTTtctacaaataaatttttagtaacaatctgagctttgtaattaattgcttTACGTTTTGGGTTTTGTTTGACAATGGCAAAGTTTGGTGTTGGTATGAGCTCTTGAAATGATTTCTTTCTCTCTTGTAACCTTCTTAGTGGTACGTCATCTTCAGAATTTTCGTCATTTGTGACAGGTCTTAagctcttcgtagcttttacaTGCCTAAAAGTTATCTGCTTGGTGGGAGTACGATCTTGCTTAGTTGcagaattttcattttcattgtcAGTTGAACTCGAGTATATGCCGAAGAAAGACTTCGTGCCGGGTTCATTGGGCATTTTCGTCAATTCAACACTAGAAGAGTCTGTATCAGAGCTATAAATTACTGGTCTTCATATTTCATGTATTAGTATTGTGATACCCTGGATCAGGTGAGTCAGAATCAGTTGTACTGTAGGACACTAATCTTTTCTTGACTCCGATAATTTCTGTATGTGGCTGAGACAAATCCGGTTGCAGTAAGGATGGAGAGCTAGGACTTTGATTCTTACATAAAGTGGCATCTGAATCAGAACTATCAGGCTGAGGTCTTAGTTTTGTGTGACTTTTATTAATACCTGATGGACCTGGAATTGGTGAATCGCATCGGGGGATAACATTTTCCTGTTGACAATGCCTCTCAGTAAAAACAGAGGGAGCATCATAGGCTTCTGATGGTATCGCCTCTGGATTGAACGGGTACAAACCAGTAGATTTAAAGCCGTTTACTATGATATCATGCGTCATGCACTTCGACCAAACCCTGCTGAATATTGAATTGAAACGggcttttgtaattttttttttcaggatgTTGATACGTAAATGTTAAAGCCTCTTCGTCCCAATGATGCTCAAACGATTTTTTCACACTTTTATCTAGAGGCTGAAGTTCATGCGTAGTGTTTGAAGGCAAACaatacagtgtaatattttctttgtctGCCGCATCAACAACTCTGTAATCTAAATGGCACGAAGCACCATCGAAAATGAGCAAACATTGACCATCCGATTTAAACTTACccagagcagagatggcccagtggttagaacgcgtgcatcttaaccgatgattgcgggttcaaacccaggcaagcatcgctgattcatgtgcttaatttgtctttataattcatctcgtgctcagcggtgaaggaaaacatcgtgaggaaacctgcatgtgacaaatttcatacaaattctgccacgtgtgtattccaccaacccgcattggaacagcgtggtggaatatgttccaaaccttctccttaaagggagaggaggcctttagcccagcagtgggaatttacaggctgttactttacttttttttttttaggtgaTGGATGAAGTCAACAAATAGTGACGTGGTCATGCTTCCTTTTGGTGCCATTTTCACCAACGATCCTGAAGGCAAATTGTCGTTGTACTCGGGCTTCATCCTTTTCCCCTTAAAAAGTATCATTGGGGGAATTGCGTTACCCAATGCATTTACACAAGCGGCTATCGTAACGTTTTCAGCGTGTTCATGTGCCACCATGTGCACTCTTTTTTACCCTTTTTGAGCTAAAACCAAGGGTTGATTGTGGATTGTCAGTCTGCAGCCTTTTTCATCCATATTGTAAAGGCGCTGTGGATTATTAGCAATATCTAGCTGTTCGTAAATTTTTTTGTACTCTTGAAAGTGCTGCATGACAATTGCTTTGTTAAGTTTTTGTGCTCTTCCGGGATTTAATATTTGAACTTTGCGCTTAGATATCTCAGtatgtctttttaaaaatagtttgagCCAATCTTTGCCAGCTCGCTTCGTagatttattgaaattcttCGGAATATTATTTGATTCGCAAAAAACAAAGGCTTGGTGGTGTAACAATTTAGGCGTTAAAGGAAATCCTATGGATGCTAGTCGCTTAATCCTTGAAGCTAGATCATTTTCTTGCTGTTTCGTCATAATTGTGCGATGTCCTATCTGTTTCTCCACTTTGCCTGATTTCAGATGGTTTACTAATGTCCTTCTGGGTATAGAGTAATGTTTAGCAGCAGCACGTTGAGACATGACTCCGTCTTTGACAGCAGCCATAGCTGCCTCCAGCTGTTGAAGTGTCCATAGACCCCGACTTCTTTTAATGGAATGTTCCATTATTGAAACCTACAAAAATAAACGCCGTACATAAAGCTCATACCAATAGTCTAGCCTCACGACACAaagcaaaaaaagaaaaatgaaaaagcCATGGCCACTCCTATCGCATTCAAGGAAAAATGCAGCAGATGATATAAGTTACTTAAacttctgaaaaataaaaaatatcagaaaaaGCCTAATAATACCAATTTATTACTATCCCCCAGGGTGAATCTTCctaatattactttttgatGATAGAAATTAGGACTTTGATATCAGGTAATACAAATAacacataataatttacaagtataaaaagatgtgaaaaattaattcaataagttTAATAAGGGCCGGCCCTCGTAAGCCGCCTAGAATGTGGCTCTAATAAGACTCTTTGACTTATTTTTTACCAAAACAGATGAAAACACATActagtaaaaaaaacacttaaaccTTACCTTCAACAGAAGctatatgaattattatgaatCGAACAAGTTTGGCACGGCTACATTATTACCGACTAACGAAGtcgaaattttacaaatactcCGCTCGTTGAAGTCTAACGCCATGGTGTGGATGGAATATCGTTGGACATGATTTTGTTGTCGTTACCACGTATTTTaccagttataattaaaatcttaaatacatCAATCGTAACGGGCACATTTCCGAACCTTTGGCAGACTGCGATAGTTAAACCCATTCCCAAGAAGGAGAATGTTTGTGAACTCAAGGATCTACGACCTATTAGCATTTTAACCTGCATATCCAAGATATTGGAAAGAATCGTATGTAACCAACTGACACGATTCTTAgagaataataatgttttaccaCTTGTGCAATCTGGATTTCGTAAACATCACAGCACCACTACTGCGCTACTGGATGTTACAGACAATGTTCTATGCGGCATGGACGTAGGCGAGGGAACGATTCTTGTTTTACTAGATTTTTCTCGTGCCTTTGATACCATTGATAGAGCTCTGTTCTtgtccaaattaaaatattacggatTCAGTTGTCAAACTATTAAATGGTTTGCAAGTTATTTAAGTAATCGCGAACAAATGGTTGAGGTAGTTAATGGAAACGGTTCCCGGGTGCTCTCAGACTGTAGCGCGGTTAATACAGGCGTTCCACAAGGCTCTATACTAGGACCGATTATCTTTGCGCTATATTGTGCTGACATTGTTAACAGCATTAAACACTGCAAATACCACATTTACGCTgatgatatacaaatttatatatcgttTAAGCCATCTGAAGCTAGCGTGGCTATTCAAAAGTTGAATGATGTCTTGAGTTATATTACGCAATGGTCCGAATCTCATAATCTCGTACTGAATCCGGACAAAACTAAGTATATCATATTAGGAACGAAGAAACAAATCAATCTAATTGGTAACTTAAACCctaacatacaaattaaaggTAAGAAAATCGAGCGCATGAAAGAAGCGCGAAACTTGGGTTTGTTGATCGATGAGGAATTGAGATTCAAAAAGCACACCATTAATATAGTTCGTAATTGCTTTTACAGATTAAAAGTATTGTATAGGATAAGAGATGTTCTTAGTAAAGACATGCGAATTAAACTTTGTGATAGCCTGGTATTGTCTAAACTTAATTATGCTGATGCCGTTATAGGACCCAGACTGCTAGCTCGCTCAAAAAACCTTATACAACGAGTACAAAATGCATGTCTCAGGTATTGTTTCCACATTCCGCCTCGCGCACATGTATCCCCATACCTTAATACCGCACGGATGATTAAGATGGAATACCGAAGGCAATTACATCTTGCTACCCTCCTATTTGgcgttattcaaaataaagcaCCTTTATATCTATACAGTAAGTTGCGTTGGGCAAAAGAAAGTAACAAAACATATCCCACGAGGGCGTCGTCTTATATGCTTAGCGTGCCTCTTCATCGATCAGCAGCCTTTCGTGGTAGTTTCCGCTATGCAGCGACGAAGTGCTGGAACAATCTGCCGCCTCCCCTTCGGATCCTGGAAACcattaatatatttcgttttagaTACAAATCATATTTACGTAATCTACAGCTCCagtcataatttgttttttattattattattattattttttcttttcttctttaaatttagttaactattatgcaattaatagtaaatacaattgtagtatgcatatatcaaaatgatatatatgtgtAGACCAAgttggtttatatatatatatttttatctctttatatgaataatttatattgttataatataaatacttgtagtatatatgttataggtataatttaatttaatatttattataataattatttatctcttaCCTAAAGGTATGGCTCCGTAGCTTATAGCTCAGATTGGTCTAGCAACGCGCTGCTGCAAAGGCTGCTAtttgttttcttgtttttttgtttttgtacgaCTTCTTCGTGGTCGTACATATTGTGCTGTATGGTTTGAATgacagataataattatataataaagcataCAATTGAGTTacgtaagatataataattggatattcaacttaccgttttaacaaattacaacttTCGGATTAAGCtcattagattttatattatatagttttttgttttattttgtattttattacgggAAACAGTAAATAACTGAAAGTAATACGCAATAGAAGGATGCGTGACAGCGTCGATACACTGCCGGCGCGCGCGCCTCACTGAGGCGGGAGGCCTTGCATTCCTTCCCCCGTCACCCCCCGAACGATTATTAGCTAATGGAACAAAATTGTCATTAGCTAATGggttcataaaatatgtatgtatttatagttatgtattgttattatgtgtatattgtatgtacattcaaaatttttttgttgttttttcttccttttgttttaaatttttatacttcttattcttttattatgtactgtgtcctaataaacatttctttctttctttctttctttctttcttctataTCTTctaaattttacatacaaattctAATTAACAATCTACTGGAAGGATCTGTCATATtgttaccgccttcatgactttctgtttggcctaaagtttgactggtagagaatgccttcaggcattgagtccgccttttgtcacaacttaCGTTGTTGGTCAAtaacgtatttaaataaataaataaaattgtataaaaatattaagggTCTATGatccgtttctataatgaaCTTTCGACCATAGAGATACggtctaaaatatttaacagatCAAACAATCGCTTAAAGATCAATCGTTGGATACCTACGTTCAGCTTTATTTAAACTACGACTGGCGTAAGGTCACGATCAGCATTTCATAAAATCGAACCTAATGCATACCTTGAGGCGTCTGTCTGTAGTATAAATGTGTTATTATAATCGAAAATAGGATATTGTAATATTGGAGGGCTCATTAACTTTTAAAGTACTAAATGATTTTTGACAGTTTTTTcccaattaaatattacattcttacgacataaattatttaatggaatACAGATTTGGGCGAAATTCGGAATTAACTTAATGGTGGGgattccaaaaaatatatttaaaggggGTTGGAGAGGGGGGGAAAACCCTTTTATGCAGTGGGAAACTAATTCCCTTTGCCCGTAATTAAGTTGCTGTTAGTCAAAAAGTGGGAAAATAATTCCCCTTGCCTGTTTACGGTAGCATGtattttcagttattttatatctatttaaatatagtgcTGGCTCCTGTCTTTGCCAGTGAAAGGACAATGGGCATTATTGTATGGGTTGCGTCCCGACCCCTGTACCGTGTGGAGGTCAAAAGTTCTgaggtgtaaataaaaaaagaatttttgtattgaataatgctttaataatatttttttacattttgtgcTACgtactcatatattttttacgttcaTTATAATTGTGGAATCAGTAATCGTTATTTTAGACAGTTATTAATAAACACACAGTTGAAAATAGTACAATTATTGCTGAATAATTCTCTTACATAACTTAAAGAATCCACTTTATACACTGGTACTTGTGCTACAACAATCAGATTATTTATCGAATcacagtatttatatttatttatgttaatatacagTATCTATCTTTTAATAATGGACATTATCTACAACAATGTCGTCCAAATAGGTCGCCGGTAACAATATGCTTGGCTGGTGTCTTGCCCAGCCAAGGTACCAAATTATACTCATTATGTGAGCGCAAGTACCTACTGTTCTCTTCCCAGTCAAACAAGAGCAATAATAATGGGCAATTGTCTCTCTCGCTGTTTCTGCTCTATTGTTGATCAAAATGTACGAATAATAAATTCTACCAGATACGTGTCGTGATTTTATCCGCCCCCTTAAAAGAATACCATCTACAATGTTTATATTGTTTCGCACAAGGTTTGGAATAGCTCCTATGCATATTTCTATTGTGTATATGCCGTTTCTAATGTGTTCGCTCAAATAAGACCGCGCAAGTTTTATTTGATAAGTTcctaattaaatcaataaaaggTCTTCTTTGTTAATATTGGAAATTGCAATAATTGATTGTCATCTGCGGTGATAGCACAAAAAGATACTCGCTGTCGATTTATATTCTCTTCGATAACATAGTCACTTAGACTGTTGGCCATATGAATTCTCCTAATTAGCACTTCTATTATTTCATGAGCTCGAGGATGGTCTTTTACGGGCTCTCTGAAAGTATTTAAAAGAGCAGCAGCAATGCGTATATCAACGAATAAATGCGTCATTGCCCGATTAAAATAATCTTgtctgaatatttataaatcgcgTTTAATCCACCCATTCACTACCATTACAACCCATCTCACGATAACTAATCTTGATTTATTAGCTTCTACTGTACTCAGTTGGCTTTCACTTCTAAGTTTTGTTGGAGGCATGTGGGCTTGATAGCCCCAAGTCTGTAAGGTTGAAATTGCGTCTCTAAAACCTCTGTCTAAtacaaatatgattattatgaaGGACATAATGAATTggattcatttcattttcaatataGGTATTCATTATCGTTGCATCTGAAGTCGTAGCAGCATTAGGGCCAGTCACATCTACTATGTAACCATCTGCGCATACTAATAGAAAAGGTTTTAGCAGATTTC from Vanessa cardui chromosome W, ilVanCard2.1, whole genome shotgun sequence carries:
- the LOC124542491 gene encoding PHD finger protein ALFIN-LIKE 3-like, giving the protein MPNEPGTKSFFGIYSSSTDNENENSATKQDRTPTKQITFRHVKATKSLRPVTNDENSEDDVPLRRLQERKKSFQELIPTPNFAIVKQNPKRKAINYKAQIVTKNLFVERQTHKEKNKKRERNISDTDIKKQRKSNLKEGHQRKVNIKDRSKRCEKGKKVKESKKKSKLSRDEIDTNDRWYCYACNTERLEDMRQCPLCQKWFHEECVGLTKEDTDFACPMCN